Genomic DNA from Deltaproteobacteria bacterium:
TGGCCCGAGAACACCGCCAGGGGCCCGCGCGCAGCACCGAGCGCGCGCAGGAAGGGCGCCGCGTTGCGGAAGAACACGCCCCGGCGCAGGCCGCTTGCGAAGAGCGTGCGCTCGAAGCGGGTGCGTCCGGCGGGGCCGTCGGGCGGGCCCGGGTCGAGCCGGGGCAGCACCTGCTCGACGGGGCCGCGTGGATGGAGGAGCGGTGCGTGCAGGAACACCGCGGCGCCGCCACGACCGGCATCCAGGGCCTGCACGAGGGACCCGAACTGCTCCTCGCGCAGGCCCTCGGAGTCAGGGTGCTCCCAGCTCGAGCGGAGCGAGCGCAGGAGCAGGCGGCGGCGGCCCCTTTCGATGCCGCGCCAGCGACACAAGGCGTCGCGGCCGGTCGACAGGAAGACGAGGCGCAGGCCCCCGAAGCACAGCGTGAAGTCGAGGGCGGGTGCGAGCAGCGCGAGGTGGTGCGCGAGGCCGTCGCGCCCGCCGGGCTCGTGCGTTCGCAGCGCATCGAGGTCGCGCCGGCGCAGCGGCCAGGGATCCCAGCGGCCGGCCGCGCGCAGGAGCGCGCGCAGCCGCGGCCAGGGCACACCGATCTCGGCGAGCCCGTAGGCGCGCGGCCGCCAGGGGTGGAGCCGATGGTCGTGGTTTCCGGGGATCGCGAAGCAGGGGACCTCGAGCGCCGCGAGTGCGTCGAGCAGGCCGGGCAGGTTGGTGTCGGCGGCGGCCCCGCGTCGGCCCTCGTGCGACACGCGATAGACGTGATCGACCAGGTCGCCGCCGAGCACGAGCGCGTCGAGCTCACCGCGCGCGGCGCGAGCGTTGGCGTCCGCCACCAGCCGACGCACCTGGAGGTTGGGATACAGGGCGGCCTCGGCCAGGTCGGGGGCGAAGCGGCGCAGGTCCGCGTGCACCTCGTCCCACAGCCCTGCGTGGTGCA
This window encodes:
- a CDS encoding metallophosphoesterase yields the protein MPPSPTVLWPAPCWPAVLEPGEHRLELLVAHDGVDREALAAWAAGLALTAAGTRPMPLSVESVDALEAPAGDARIGQAVAGLGLRRVACLVADAAGAPPPVPPARARVFDLVRQGGLLRPRCIARHARAEPLRLGFASDLHHAGLWDEVHADLRRFAPDLAEAALYPNLQVRRLVADANARAARGELDALVLGGDLVDHVYRVSHEGRRGAAADTNLPGLLDALAALEVPCFAIPGNHDHRLHPWRPRAYGLAEIGVPWPRLRALLRAAGRWDPWPLRRRDLDALRTHEPGGRDGLAHHLALLAPALDFTLCFGGLRLVFLSTGRDALCRWRGIERGRRRLLLRSLRSSWEHPDSEGLREEQFGSLVQALDAGRGGAAVFLHAPLLHPRGPVEQVLPRLDPGPPDGPAGRTRFERTLFASGLRRGVFFRNAAPFLRALGAARGPLAVFSGHVHRAHAWRWDPRRGDARSCRWPVVGEPGVLFANAPAVALGPSGEGGEGDERPGYLVATFADGALHRLERAPLTGAAD